The genomic DNA GTAATTCTGATTTACCCAGTCACAAGGTGGTGCCGGAAAGTGAAGAAGCTGTGCCATTAAGTGGTGAAATGAAAGTCGATCATGAGGCTGCTGGAGACTCTGGGTTTTCTAGTGGAGATAACTCAATTGATTATGCAAGTGGATACAATACACTGGAGGTTTGTTAGGTCTTTGCTTCTTATTAGTTTATAAAGctgattagaaaaaaaatagatttgtTATGAGTCCAAGAGGCCTTTTATCCAATTTCATTGGACGTTGTACCTCCAAACCTTCCAACAGTTAAGTGCTGGCCAtaagtatttgtttttttattattatttaatcaatcaaggctgtgctctaaggaaaattgaagggagcccagtgctctaaACCTGTAAAATCTAAGGTGGCCAGCATatcatttaaataaaaaaaaggaagatttcTTAGTCACCcgccaggggccaccaggccctgctagagcacagccctgaaaATATTATGCTCAACCAAATGTACCTGGTTAAAGTAATGCCAAGAAGGATTAATGCATTACAGTTCATGATTCATCATTCACTCTGGAAAGGAACAGGTCAATCAGGCACACAAGGGGAATAACACGTTTTTGGTAGTTGCCAAGTAATGTTCTGCTTTGCAATGATGGAAATTGTAGGTTGTGAACTCCTTGCTATCAGACCTTaatgaagaaagaaacaagAGGATAGAACTAGATGAAAGGATTATAAGTATGGAAACGACTAATCAAAAGCTGGTGTCAGAGTGTGAAAAACTGAAAGATATGGTGAACGACTTACTCCATTCATCTAAGGTAATACACCACTGAAATGTTGTTGATAGTGCAGTAATAGCCTATACGATGTAAAATGTTTGGAGGAACTCCTTTCCTTTTGAGGTATTTCACCAAGGAACGGAAGGGATTGTCTCATGTCATTCCAAAAAAAGTCTCGTGTTTATATGAGAAGGTGGGCTGTCCAGGGTTCCAAGATCTTACGTCAAGCAACTGAGAGGCAAGCAGGGCAGCCTGCCTTCTTACATGAAAGCAACAGATCTTTTATGAGAAAATAACACATAAGCTGAGCCAGCCTGGCTAACCAGGCTTACGTGCCTCACATAAACAGGCTCTGATTTGTTCTACACCTTgtggtttttatattttcttcacTCTCTGACAGTTGAAGTTGGAGTAAGGTAGTAAAGTTAAACTTTATCATTATAATCTTcgttgttattattgttgttgtttttttttttcaacccaTTAAGTACATTAATCTAATCTGAGAGGAATCATGCTTATTTGCATTAAAGTTATCACTCAATTTAGAAAACTATCCACAAATACCACCCGAAACGTCCTTGAAATTTGACAATGAAACATCAGTCTTCACTCTTGTGACCTGATTATTTTATTGCTGAAACTTGTTATATTATTCACTCTAGAATAAGGCTGCCTATATGGAAGGGCATGTTTATTGTGTATATCTAATATTCATGGCAATTACCAAAACTGAATTATCGTTTTTTACTAATAAAATGATATATGTATCTGCATTGTAAAAATGTGAATGGTCCGTGTGTCACTGTTTTTCTGGTCTTGGCCTGTTTTTGTTCAAGTCAAAGTTAGGCACCATACTGTTATAAAAGTACCCCACAGTTCACATCTCCAGCTCATAATATTAATAAATCTGGTTTCAGGTGAACGCTAAAACAGTTTCCAGAGGAACACAGATAAATATGAACATAGTAAGTTAATGGACAGAAAATGCTTCTGGTTATCatccaaaattttttcattCTAAACTACTGTCAGTGAAAACTCATAGCTTTAATTATCAGGatgatttttatcttttatttcaaGGTCTTAATTGCCTCTCTTATTACACTTCTTTCTCCTTCGATGCCACTTTCCCTGTCCCAGCACCGTTTTTTTGGAGGCCTTCTaccagtaaaaaaaaactggtatcttttttttttctcaattttaaaatttgccccATCATCCCCCCTGTCATATGCACTCCTCATTTATGGTTGTTGCTAGTATTGAAGGTTATTTGCTTTTTCACTTGGCAGACGTAAATAATTGATGTCCTCAGGTTTGTTGTGATGAGAAAAGATAATGATTCTGTAAGACTGGGCATTGCCAATTGGCTTTCCCATTGGGTGTGGTGGAAATAGTCTTTGTGCCTAAGTCGACACTTTCTGTTATTTGCAGAGTCTCCACCGTGGAAGGGCAGTTGATAGGGCAACTTCACCTTTGAGAAACAGGGATCCCTCCCCTGATTTGCAACTATTTTCTTCCTCTGTTGGATGCCAAACAAACTTTGAGAAAGTTGAACATCCAAAGATGGTGTCTTCATTAAGCCAGACCGATGAAGAAGTTATACCACCTAAGATATTAGTGTCTATTGCTTGTCAGACTGAGCTTGTCCTTCCAGTTGAGGCGCGGCCACAAGCGCGAGCAGCTCCACAATCGTCCTATGTGTCACAAAGACAAGAAATGGCCAGGCCAAATCTTCAAGCCACGGCACCCCTGCAACATCTAAATTTCTCACCCAGCACACAATCGTCAAATGTGTTTCACACTGCATTCATTCCATCTGGTCAGTTTTACCCATTACCGCCAGAACTGCAATTCCAGCAAGCTTCATCTTTTCAAGTAAGGCAACAAGGACATTCTTCAGCCCAGGTTTTTGGAAATCGGCCTCGTGCTTCAGTTGCTACTTCAGTGCAGCAAACCAGCACAACAGGCTACCAAGCATTACCATCACTAGAAAGGCAGACAGTTACCACTCAAGGCCTTGCACATCCCACATTGAATGCCCTCCTCTCTGCTTATAATACGTCTGCTTATAATTCCAGCCAACAAAGACATTCTGTGGGACATCCTGTGCAAACAAGTGCGCAACGTGCTCAGACATCCCATCAGAGAACTCAGTTTGATGGATTTGCCCAAGCCAGTGGTAGACAGCTCTATTCTGCTCCTCAACAGAACAATCGAACCAGCTCTTTGCAGCAAGTTGCAAATCCTCAGGGTGCTGTACAGTCAAGGGTGATTACAGAAATTGAGCAACGTAGAGTAAACCAAACACAAATTCAGCCTCCAACTGTAGGAAATCAGACAACTAGAATTTCTGGGCAGCCAAACGCAATAGCCTTACATCATGGCAATTCTCAACAACTTTCTTCCAGGCTATTTTCTCAACCTCAAAATCAAGGAATTTCAGAGGGTCGGATTCTCAGAAACACCATACGTCCTATACCTCATTATCAGCATGGAAACGCGTCATCAAACCAATCGGCAGTCCATGGGATAACCATGCAACAGTCAGTTTCGCAGCCTTTGGGATTACAAACACCTATGTTTACTCAAGCAGACTCAGCTAGACCTCAAACCTGTCAATCAGTAAATCTGAACGCATCAATGATTCAGCCGGTTCAACGGCCTATTTCTCAGGCTAGGACAGTAAGTGCACCGCTGTTACATAACACAAGAAATCCTGTTCCAGTGCCTCAAAGTCAAGCAAGAAACTTGAGTGTCCCTGTCAATCAGACCACAGTGACTACCCAACATGCTGCACAATTGCGTCCAGTGCAACAATCAGTTCAAGCTCAATCATCAAACACGTACAATTTTACAGTAAGACGGTTAACCCAGGCAACTGCAGAAAGGAATACACAGGTACCTGAAAATGACTTGAGAGTGCAACCAAGCGTACAGTCTCAAAGCCTCTTTGATGAGATCCGACGTGTATATAGTGAATTGCAACAAAGCCTGGACGACGTcactgctaaaaaacaaaaggcgaaaaatactGAGAAAGCAAATGTAACAGTCGCTGTACCCGCTGATGTTGCTACTCAACTGACAGCTGATTACGTTACCTCCGCGGAAGAGTTATCAAGTGTTAGGTCAGAAGATCCCCTCATCAGCCAGGGACATAAGTTGGATAAGGCACATACAAGAACTTCTGGTGCTTCGGCTGGTTTGCACATCGAAGGTGACGTAGCACCAGAAAGCAGGAAAGCCAGACAAGAAAACAATCCTGTGTTAAGTAAGAAAGATCGTCACAGGAACCCTGCCAAAACACCTAGTGGAGCCCTAGAAAATACTGTACAGCGATTATTGGCTCATCAAAACAGCACTTTATCAAAACATCATGCCAGTCCCAAAACTAGTTCTATTTCTGTTTCGGACTTATTCGATGGTATTCGTCCAGTGGAATCACAGCCGTCAGAAACAGGCACCAGTGGCAAAAATGAGAACCAACCAGGTTGTGAAAGTGAAGGTGTTTGTTCGGGGAAGTCAAAAGCTGATAAAGTGGAGGTAGATTCTCTAGATGACAATAAGGAAACCAATAAAGAGGAGCTTGATTGTCGAGTTACTTCCTCCGATGAGAGGCAACCAATTTCGGAAATAACATCTTTGGCCGATGAGAGGGGGAAGGAAACTGGGGCTTCTTTGGCCTCTGAAGAAGTTAATGAGGTAGTGCCAATTTCTGGTGCGGGCGTCGAAGGACAGAGAAGTAGTAATTCAGATAGTGTGTTTATTGCTCCATCAGCTCTTCCTAATAGAAAGAGTGACGTTGAGAAAGACAAAGACGATATTTACATACAACTTATGTCTCCTGTTATACCCCATGGATTTGTTAGCCACAGGAAAGACAGTGATTCTGATAACGTATTTGTTGTTCCATCATCCCCTGTTAAAACAAGGAACGATAGTGAGAAGATGAAAGACGACCTATACGTCAATCTCATGTCTCCGATCATACCTGTTTCACCATCACCCACAGCAAAGCGTCGATCACATATTTCTCAACATTACTGTGATAAAAGTGAGACCACTCAAAGAAAATCGCTAGGTGAAGAGCAAGACAGTAATCCTTCTGTGCAGAGAATAGAGAGTGCAGACAAAGTCATCAATGATAATCCCGACCAAACAGAAATAGGAGAGACAGACTACACCACCAGTCCTGGTCCTCAAAGTACACAGATACAACAAATTGTGAGGAACCAAGAGGAAGATCCTGAACTTCTGACGACTGGAGAGGAAGGCACTGTCGACGAAAATAGGTTAATAGATGCAGAAATTGAGTTGCCTGTAGCAGAAACGCAAGGGGGAAATACTGACACTGACAAGGTTAAAGTAGCCGAAGGTGAAATTTATGAAGAAAGGAGGCCTACATCAGAGACAGGACAGGAGTTTCATGTCACCTTTGCAGATAAAGATATGGAAGTTGTTCGGAGTGTGGGAGGAACAGCTGACGAAAATCACGTGGTGAATAGCGTTGACCCTCATGGACAAAATTACTGTAGCTTTGTATGCAATAGCGTGGAAGAAAAACATTCTGAAGAATCTAGACACAAGGTGGGTGAAGGTGCAGAAGAGAATGCAGGAGCTAATCAAGGTATAAGTGATGCACACCTGGCTGTGGGTTGTGTCGACGCTTGTGCAGAGAATGATTCTCAACTTGCACCTGGTTTGGTAGCTGCCAAGGATTCTGTAGAAAGCGAAGACAAAGCTGGTGAAGAGATGGAGACAGATGTAATACCTGACCTCAGTTCCCCTCAGAATGTAGTGAGAATGCAAGATTCTTTGAACATTAGATGCAGTCAGGAAGAGGAAATGGAAACTGGTGCCAAACACACAAGAAGAGTCAATACACAAGAGACTATTCAAAGTTCAGGCAATGTTGATCCTGTTGGAAAGAATAATTTTGCACCGAGCAACACTGTTGAAGAGATGGAGATAGATTCAATACCTGAACTCAGATCCACTCAGTCTGGATGCGGTCCCGATGAAGAAGTGGAAACTTGTGTCAAGCATAGTGGAGGTGTCGGTACTGAGAAGGCACAAGAGACTACTCAAAATGCAAGAAATGTTGATGCTGTTGCGGAGGATAATTTAGTCCCGAGCAACGCTGTTGAAGAGATAGAGAAGGATGCAACACATGAGCTCAGTTCCTCTCAGAGTGTAGCAAGACGGGAAGAGACCTGGAAGCCTGGAAGCAGTCACGAGGAAGAAGTGGAGACTAGTGTCATGCACAGTAGTAATGCAGACTCTCAGAAGACACAAGAGCCTATTGAAAATGCAGCCAATATTGATTCTGTTGCTGAGGATAATGTGGCCCTTAACAATGGATTACTTACAACGACTGAAGGAAACAGCGGCATGGAAGAGAGCACCGTGCTTTCTTCTAGTAAATGCTTGACTGAAGACAACAGTGACGGTTTAAATGAGCAACAATTTAGTGGGATAACCAAAGGAATTAGCAAACAAGACCATTTTTATTATAGGTGCCATGACTCTTCAGCTATAAAAGAAGTAAATTCTCTACTTGTAGAGAAACTTCCCAATGAAATGAAAAACCAACCTTTGGAAAGTAGACAAGAGCCAAAACAGAGTCTTGTAAATGGCATTGACATCACAGGAATACTAGTCTCTTCTAACAAAAACCATGATcagaatgaaaaagaaaatgcgGTCAAATCTGATTCTTCACAACAGCATTTAATTGATGGTTCAACTTTACCAATACCTAGGATTGCTGTACGTTCAGTGGATAATGACCTTATGATAATGTGGGACCTACCTgacaatgacaaaatttctgAGATAGAGTACTTTGAGTTATATTCATGGAGCCGAGGTGGGCAGTGGCGTAAAATTTCGAAAGTCAAAGCTCTTCGACTTCCTATGGGTTGTACACTTAAAAACTTAGCACCTGGAAAAATGTTCCGGTTCCGTGTTCGCGCACTGTCTCATGGTGGAGTAGTTGGGCCATTCAGTGAACCATCCTCTTTTATGTCCTTATAGTTGTGGCTCAAGTTGCTCGAAAGACGGTTAATTTTAACCTGGGCTTAAGGCAAGTGTTGAACACATTTCTCGTTTAagaatacagctatttcgagaaaggttgccAGAAAAAGTtcacgcgacaatcctgaaaggcgttttgggtggttttgagttcactgtttttcaaagaaatttgaaagaatgacacGGTAGGCCATAGACGTAGTTTTCCAGTTTTAACGGAAAGCAACAAATATAGGTTCGACAGCAgggtcaggaacagtgtattgatcatatcccatgttgcctttcgggattgtcgcgtgcatattttttccgacaacctttctcgagcTGTATGTAAGTGACGGCGTTACTTCACGAGACAATTGCGTGAACCGAAAATGATATTATACAACATTCACGTAAGAGTAAACTAAGTCGTGGCTTAAGTGTTAAACCCTGGATTAGTGCTAACCATTCTTCGAGCAACTGAACATTGGGATTTTAAAGTAGTTTACGTGGCATCTGGGGTCGTTGCCAAGACGACATTAAACAGTTTCTGCgtaattttagttttaattgtATATACGTAGTTAATAATACATTTCATATTGGATTTATAAACTCATCCGGCGATTCGATAATGGTAAAGTTTGTTATAGTTAAGTTCAAGGCCATTTTAAGTGCTCATTGTGGTGTATACATAACACATTTTCAGCTTGAAAACGGTGCCTGATTGGAAAGGAAATTTGTCTGTTGGCGCgaaaaacactaaaacaaaTTCAAGTCTCTTTCtcagggtaacaaaaggtaaggAATGATATATCTTACCGTTTAGAATCACAAGGAAGATCAAAGGACGAGAAACCAGGAAAGAACCGGATTTCGTAAAGTTAAAACGTGGTTGTCAAAGTTGATAAAATGCCCTGGGAAAAATGAATTCTACATCGGAGAAAAGTCAAAACGAATTAAAACCTCTGGGAAAATTAACATCACAACGCGAACCCTTGCTTTTGAGATGGTAAACTCTAAAATTTCGCAGGAGAAAAAAGGATGAAAAGTGGAAAGAATGGCTTAAGGGGGAGGCAGCGGTGTACCTCTGTACCTTACATTTTGTATCAAGATTGTGTTTTTGTCAGGAAAAGATAAAGGAATTTTGAAAACTAATGTCAGGAGCAACCGTGTTGAAAACAGCATTTTTTCACATTGGGACGTTGTTTCCGCATTaggatttaaaattttgttctcttGTGTGTGCCTTGCAGGCGTTGAAGGCCATTTGCAAACAGCCTTAACCACACGTACAATATTTTGTCTTCTCTACAATCTTGATATATATGTGTtgtagttatttttattatttcaggtgacttttatttttcctttcgttcaacttcattagcatacattaccatacccaaaaacgaAAGAAACACAAAACTTACCGAGATAAAAACTAACTACAACACATATGTATTCAGACTTGTCTGTGTTTTGGAAATCTTGTTAAATGTGTTTGTTCTGTTtgttagtaaaaaaaattaccccccagcttttttttattaaggggatttttgtactgtcatttcaaaaatatcattttcctTGTAGTTATCGTTTTGAAAAGATTCATTTCACATCCATATCATTTTTACCATTTAgctaataaattttttttttaattcctccCTTGCGAGTTTTAGAGTGAATATGAGTATGTGAATATGGACCTATCACTCGTAATCATCAAATCACGCCTGTGTTGACTATCTATCACGTGAAACTTTtgcaaagcacagcgttggaaCGTGTCCTTCGATCGTTGTTGTGCTTAgtaataatgattatgataataataatgataataataaaactaaTAATAGCAAAAATAACAGTAATGATGTTAACATCTAATttaaatacgatatttttataGCGTAGCTGATTTGGTCGTGAATGGTATAACTCAATGAGTGAATAGTGGAAACGAAACAGACTAAAACCTATGCTAACTTTTCCCATAACTCGGAATTATTTACAGTTTTATATTACAACAGTTTTCGGTCCTGTTGCAAAATTTACAAATTGGGGATCACTTTTTTGAACCCATTGGAGGAGGTTTAGATTTTGTTTGCCGTGTTATCATTAGGCAGGCCATTCCATAGTTTAACATCATTTAGCCTGACTGGTTATATGTTGAAGTTTGATTTGGGCTAAGGTACATTATTCAAATGCAAAACGCAATACTTGTGTACCTAAAATAACCAAAGAACATATATGATGGCAATGACATCAACTGTTGTTGCTCTTTGACAAAGAGCATCCAGCTACCTGATAATGTAAATTTACCCCACAGCATATTCAGCAGGACTttcataatcattatcatcatttttttgcCATGTTTCAATACAGTGCACCAAGTTTACAGCTACATTTGTTTAGGCGAGAAAAACTCAAACCACCAACCTTTCTATTATGTTAAGTGAGAAAGGCTCCAAGCGATATATCTGAGGAGGTAACGATTGTCGTCATTGTTTAGCTTGTAGGTTCACACATCCAACCCACCGTCCAGTTTAAGGAATTATTTTTCTTCGAAAGTGATCAGACTAATAAACTGTCATTAAATCTTTCAAGCGAGAGCAAAACAATGAGTATACAGTCGACTTCGCCATCAGCAACATGTTGTCTCCATGTCTCCACCATTAATGTGGCATCTCAAAACATGGTTATTATCGTCTATGTCGTCAGAACCGGGTATGACCAGTAAAACGTTTTCTCTCTTCAGTATGTTTAAAATGTGTATCCGAAGTGAAAATTCGTCTGACGTCTTGCAAAAGTAAGTAACACGCGAAATTGCCAAAAGAAATGTCCGTCCTGTCGCGGCCAAATTGACAGGTATGACCTAGAATGATATGCTTTACACCACAAGATGGCGGCAAGTACAGATCACCTTCAGAATCTTCGTTTACTTCGTTACCTTTGTGAGAGTCAAATACATCCGTGAGCACATCAAAGTGAGCGTCATAATGAAAGGCTCGCCGAACAATGTTTATAATAACGGATTTGAGGGCCATGACATGTGGAAAGAAATCAGCCGGTTCTTTTCTCTCGAAAAGGGAACCAGCAACATGGACCACACAAAGTTCTACACAGATAACAAGTTTAAGCTGCCAATCGACCTGCGCTCCATGACGGACACCACAATGCGCGACAGCGGCATCCGTCTTGTGAACACCAAAGACAGTGTGTTCCTTGAGATCGAAAGAAAGACCTCTGGCTCGGGAAATTTAAAATGCCACGTTTTCACAATCAGCGATCCTAAACTGAAAATTATGGACAGACAGTTCCATTCTGTGCAGTATTAAATATAAGTGAATCGAAACAACATACCTTTTAACGGACTGATCGTGGGCCCTACAAACTCCGGTAAAACCCAATATTTTGTGAATCAACTGCGGGGCACTTTTCCAGGCAAGTTTGACGACATGATTTTGATATGTCCAGCCTTTGTCCACACCAAGAATCATCACGTCTGACGAAGGGGAATTTGTCTCAAGAAATAGTGACGACGTTCAGCTAACGCTTTACGTCTTTGATGCTTGTCAATATCTTTGAGAGATTCACAAGCTGAATTTGAAACTAGGCTGGACTATTTGTGAATTGTAGCAATTGATGCAAGTCTGTAAGCACTTCTTTGATAAAAATAGGGCGCACAGTCAGGTTCTCTGCTCACTTTGTTGAGATGAGCtcaaaaaagctaaaatacaGCAATAACTGTAACAGAGAAAGTGGAGTTCATTTTGATCCACCATATACTACTTGAGTTATAACAGcgttgaaaataatttttcgcTGGCCACCGATGGAAACGGCCGTTCTGCGCCCACAGAAACGGGCTCACCCTGGTGTCTGAGAGAAACGTCACACAAAACATCCCGAGAAACGTCTATGGTTGATTGATGTCTTGCCCATGCGGCCACAGCGAACAGATTTTTTGCTTTGACTGCGACGCGTGCAGCCAATTAGAGAGTGGCAAAATGTATGCATTCACAATGGGTCTCGCTGAGGACATCTTACTCTACGATCCAGTCTTTACCGATTTTGCCGTTgtcttttatatattttaatccCTGTACAATCCAGGATTAATCAAggagcgcaaaaaaaaaaaaaaacgttcgaGCAAAGACTTGACGAAGCGGCTAGAAAAACACAAGGTGCTCGAAGAGAGGAAAGGCTCTTCACCGGCGAAATTTGTACTCTCCCTTCAATGACTGAatttttgcctttatttttaGGCTGAGTTTTTTGCAAAGACTTGTCAGCCTCGCAAAAAGCACCCACCGCGTCAAGGGGTGTGTCAGCAATGATTCCAGGATCCGTAAGGCTCAAGGCAATGCCAGAGACCGAAAGAGCGGCCTAGCGAGAGCCCAAACCGACGGCTAGATAATGCATGGCAA from Porites lutea chromosome 6, jaPorLute2.1, whole genome shotgun sequence includes the following:
- the LOC140941968 gene encoding uncharacterized protein, producing the protein MVTTSGSISGVSSTQEAQAFHIEPPQEEVAFPGSGTSQLLEVLPTRDDSVKKTYYCFCYRPQEDPPSVPKGKKPRLVIQLSKLTQEQVKKLQRKNLSTKEKNAESKQKTESEANSNVNHNKVFDSSSQIVRESPVRHRLSNLLDGSELSPDHDLAVVPTFCDENTCTTKIDFNENQLKPPKNQDSVKACLFNRDGIAADDNSAGLTQDEQCITVPCYPEVVTKTCLQVDETKSGSNSLAADGVFSTVKTITGVDQCHGQIQSSKYNTVASLSEQDSQPKSSVNDAATDVSSGNSDLPSHKVVPESEEAVPLSGEMKVDHEAAGDSGFSSGDNSIDYASGYNTLEVVNSLLSDLNEERNKRIELDERIISMETTNQKLVSECEKLKDMVNDLLHSSKVNAKTVSRGTQINMNISLHRGRAVDRATSPLRNRDPSPDLQLFSSSVGCQTNFEKVEHPKMVSSLSQTDEEVIPPKILVSIACQTELVLPVEARPQARAAPQSSYVSQRQEMARPNLQATAPLQHLNFSPSTQSSNVFHTAFIPSGQFYPLPPELQFQQASSFQVRQQGHSSAQVFGNRPRASVATSVQQTSTTGYQALPSLERQTVTTQGLAHPTLNALLSAYNTSAYNSSQQRHSVGHPVQTSAQRAQTSHQRTQFDGFAQASGRQLYSAPQQNNRTSSLQQVANPQGAVQSRVITEIEQRRVNQTQIQPPTVGNQTTRISGQPNAIALHHGNSQQLSSRLFSQPQNQGISEGRILRNTIRPIPHYQHGNASSNQSAVHGITMQQSVSQPLGLQTPMFTQADSARPQTCQSVNLNASMIQPVQRPISQARTVSAPLLHNTRNPVPVPQSQARNLSVPVNQTTVTTQHAAQLRPVQQSVQAQSSNTYNFTVRRLTQATAERNTQVPENDLRVQPSVQSQSLFDEIRRVYSELQQSLDDVTAKKQKAKNTEKANVTVAVPADVATQLTADYVTSAEELSSVRSEDPLISQGHKLDKAHTRTSGASAGLHIEGDVAPESRKARQENNPVLSKKDRHRNPAKTPSGALENTVQRLLAHQNSTLSKHHASPKTSSISVSDLFDGIRPVESQPSETGTSGKNENQPGCESEGVCSGKSKADKVEVDSLDDNKETNKEELDCRVTSSDERQPISEITSLADERGKETGASLASEEVNEVVPISGAGVEGQRSSNSDSVFIAPSALPNRKSDVEKDKDDIYIQLMSPVIPHGFVSHRKDSDSDNVFVVPSSPVKTRNDSEKMKDDLYVNLMSPIIPVSPSPTAKRRSHISQHYCDKSETTQRKSLGEEQDSNPSVQRIESADKVINDNPDQTEIGETDYTTSPGPQSTQIQQIVRNQEEDPELLTTGEEGTVDENRLIDAEIELPVAETQGGNTDTDKVKVAEGEIYEERRPTSETGQEFHVTFADKDMEVVRSVGGTADENHVVNSVDPHGQNYCSFVCNSVEEKHSEESRHKVGEGAEENAGANQGISDAHLAVGCVDACAENDSQLAPGLVAAKDSVESEDKAGEEMETDVIPDLSSPQNVVRMQDSLNIRCSQEEEMETGAKHTRRVNTQETIQSSGNVDPVGKNNFAPSNTVEEMEIDSIPELRSTQSGCGPDEEVETCVKHSGGVGTEKAQETTQNARNVDAVAEDNLVPSNAVEEIEKDATHELSSSQSVARREETWKPGSSHEEEVETSVMHSSNADSQKTQEPIENAANIDSVAEDNVALNNGLLTTTEGNSGMEESTVLSSSKCLTEDNSDGLNEQQFSGITKGISKQDHFYYRCHDSSAIKEVNSLLVEKLPNEMKNQPLESRQEPKQSLVNGIDITGILVSSNKNHDQNEKENAVKSDSSQQHLIDGSTLPIPRIAVRSVDNDLMIMWDLPDNDKISEIEYFELYSWSRGGQWRKISKVKALRLPMGCTLKNLAPGKMFRFRVRALSHGGVVGPFSEPSSFMSL